TCTGGGCACAGGATCCAATCGTCGACCACGTATCAACCATCGTGTTTTGACCAACATAGGCCCCCATATTGACAAAGGACGGCATCAACACAACCCCTGGCGCAATATAAGCGGATTCCCGGACGATAGCCCCCGGCACAGACCGAAATTGTGCGTTTTGAAAATCATCAACCTTCCATTGGGCGCATTTTAGGGGAACCTTGTCATACCAGGTGGTTATCGTTGATTGTTCGCCAATGATCGCATTTTGTTGCGTGCGAAACGACAACAAGATGGCTTTCTTAATCCATTGATGTGTGTACCATTCGTTATTAATTTTCTCAGCCACGCGAAGCCTTCCCTGGCCCAGGGATTCGAATGTCGCCTGAATAGCACGCAGCAAGTCACACGAGACATCCAGCGCATCTCGGTTTTCCCAGGCGTGTTCAATAACGGATTGATTTGAATTTGTTTGCGTCATGCTTAATATCCATCAAAATTGTGAAACAGGCTGAACGTAAAATCATTTATTAATCTTTGATTCAGAAAGTATGATGATGCAAAAAGTCTCAAAAATCAATGCGTGATATATGGCCTAGTGGTAAGGAACGC
Above is a genomic segment from Alphaproteobacteria bacterium containing:
- the dapD gene encoding 2,3,4,5-tetrahydropyridine-2,6-dicarboxylate N-succinyltransferase, whose amino-acid sequence is MTQTNSNQSVIEHAWENRDALDVSCDLLRAIQATFESLGQGRLRVAEKINNEWYTHQWIKKAILLSFRTQQNAIIGEQSTITTWYDKVPLKCAQWKVDDFQNAQFRSVPGAIVRESAYIAPGVVLMPSFVNMGAYVGQNTMVDTWSTIGSCAQIGRNCHISGGVGIGGVLEPIQANPVIIEDDCFIGARSEIAEGVIVEQGAVISMGVFIGASTKIIDRQTGESYRGRVPAYSVVVPGSLPSSDGKGPSLACAVIVKRVDAQTRSKTSINDLLRD